One region of Chryseobacterium sp. SORGH_AS_0447 genomic DNA includes:
- a CDS encoding sulfate adenylyltransferase subunit 1 encodes MDILRFITAGSVDDGKSTLIGRLLYDSKNILIDQLEALEKQSKNKNENGIDLAILTDGLRAEREQGITIDVAYRYFSTPKRKFIIADAPGHIQYTRNMITGASNSQLIVILIDARQGVIEQTRRHSIIASLLKMKNVVVAINKMDLVEYSGEVFYDIKAQYELVAKKLGLENVSYFPISAFYGDNIVGRSENMPWYEGPALLDFLETVEVNSDQGFSSPRFQVQYVIRPQTDELHDYRGYAGEVISGTYKKGDEITVLPQNIQTRISKIENGGKEVESVFARQPAVLHTEDDIDISRGDFIVKTDELPKVENEIEAVVCWLDKKVLNEGNKYFIQHKSKVLKAIVKEIDYKIDVNTLEKIPVSDSITLNEVAKVRLKTASPLVYDRFEESNATGNAVLIDETSHSTVGALMIL; translated from the coding sequence ATGGACATACTAAGATTCATCACGGCCGGAAGCGTGGACGACGGGAAAAGTACCCTGATCGGAAGGCTTCTGTATGACAGCAAAAATATACTGATCGATCAGCTTGAGGCGCTGGAAAAGCAATCCAAGAATAAAAATGAAAACGGGATCGACCTTGCGATTTTGACGGACGGCTTAAGAGCTGAAAGAGAGCAGGGGATTACGATTGATGTTGCTTACCGCTACTTTTCGACCCCGAAAAGGAAGTTTATCATTGCCGATGCGCCGGGGCACATTCAGTATACAAGAAATATGATCACGGGCGCATCAAACTCCCAGCTGATTGTTATTCTCATTGATGCCCGACAGGGAGTGATTGAGCAGACGCGAAGACATTCGATCATTGCTTCATTGCTGAAAATGAAAAATGTCGTAGTGGCCATTAATAAAATGGACCTTGTGGAATATTCCGGAGAAGTATTTTACGACATTAAAGCTCAGTACGAACTGGTAGCAAAAAAACTAGGGCTGGAAAACGTAAGTTATTTCCCGATTTCCGCGTTTTACGGAGATAATATTGTCGGCAGATCTGAAAATATGCCCTGGTATGAAGGCCCGGCATTGCTGGATTTTCTCGAAACAGTTGAGGTTAATTCGGATCAGGGCTTCAGCAGTCCCAGATTTCAGGTGCAGTATGTGATCCGCCCGCAGACGGATGAACTTCATGATTACAGAGGCTATGCCGGAGAAGTAATTTCCGGAACATATAAAAAAGGGGATGAGATTACCGTGCTGCCGCAAAACATCCAGACAAGGATTTCGAAGATTGAAAACGGCGGAAAAGAGGTGGAATCCGTTTTCGCCCGTCAGCCTGCCGTCCTGCATACGGAAGATGATATCGACATCAGCCGCGGCGATTTTATCGTAAAAACTGATGAGCTGCCGAAAGTGGAAAATGAAATTGAAGCAGTAGTCTGCTGGCTCGATAAAAAGGTGTTGAATGAAGGAAACAAGTATTTCATTCAGCACAAAAGCAAGGTTTTAAAAGCAATTGTGAAAGAAATCGATTATAAAATTGATGTGAATACCCTGGAAAAAATACCGGTTTCTGATAGCATCACCTTAAATGAAGTGGCAAAAGTCCGTTTAAAAACAGCTTCACCGCTGGTATATGACCGTTTTGAAGAAAGCAATGCCACCGGAAATGCTGTTCTGATTGATGAAACAAGCCACTCAACAGTGGGTGCTTTAATGATCTTATAA
- a CDS encoding phosphoadenylyl-sulfate reductase, with translation MISKEDADILKQLTAEEGLKFVSSKFPEGAVFSTSLGQEDQVITDLIFRNGLPIKVFTLDTGRLFPEHYELLAQNNSRYRKKTEVYFPEATDVEQYVNEKGINAFYHSVENRKECCFIRKVKPLNRALEQAKVWITGLRAGQSENREHMPVVEWDEDRQLYKYNPLIHWNYAQVVDYLQENKVQELSLHKKGFISVGCQPCTRAIAEGEDPRAGRWWWENSHKECGLHTH, from the coding sequence ATGATTTCAAAAGAAGATGCAGATATTCTGAAACAGCTTACGGCAGAGGAAGGGTTGAAATTCGTTTCATCAAAATTCCCTGAGGGAGCCGTTTTCTCCACATCGCTTGGCCAGGAAGACCAGGTGATTACCGACCTTATTTTCAGGAACGGATTACCGATAAAAGTTTTTACGTTGGACACCGGAAGGCTTTTTCCGGAGCACTACGAACTGCTGGCCCAGAACAATTCAAGATACAGGAAAAAAACGGAAGTTTATTTTCCCGAAGCCACCGATGTAGAACAATACGTTAACGAAAAGGGGATCAATGCCTTTTACCACTCCGTTGAAAACCGGAAGGAATGCTGTTTCATAAGAAAAGTTAAACCTTTAAACCGTGCTTTGGAACAGGCAAAAGTCTGGATTACGGGCTTACGGGCCGGACAATCGGAAAACCGTGAACATATGCCGGTAGTTGAATGGGACGAAGACAGGCAGCTTTATAAATACAATCCTTTGATTCACTGGAATTACGCGCAGGTCGTAGACTACCTTCAAGAAAATAAAGTTCAGGAATTATCCCTTCACAAAAAAGGTTTCATCAGCGTTGGCTGCCAACCCTGCACCAGAGCAATCGCAGAAGGTGAAGACCCGCGTGCCGGAAGATGGTGGTGGGAAAACTCCCATAAAGAATGCGGACTCCACACGCATTAA
- a CDS encoding T9SS-dependent choice-of-anchor J family protein: MKLGLLFGSLMLAAVSANAQVATINENFNSFTAGNTTFPQGGWSAVVASATSTPPPVSPRMIVAVDANDSNNKMVQSYAGNNGTAPSYLITPQIVAPAGDKTLSFQTMLVSPSPGPGTIQIGMASSTTDMSTFVAVGNPITLSAVGTVQNISVNIPASTLQYIVFRFTPSTSHVAVQIDNVVYNTSTSLAVSDQVKSKEEVKFAVNSENTALEFITKKDLKNIQVYSAGGRKVAAGKLSGRSFDITSLQTGVYYILIETAESTTVKSKFIKK, translated from the coding sequence ATGAAATTAGGACTACTTTTTGGAAGTTTGATGCTCGCAGCTGTCTCAGCGAATGCACAAGTAGCGACAATTAATGAGAATTTTAACAGTTTTACGGCAGGAAATACGACCTTTCCACAGGGTGGCTGGTCTGCTGTAGTAGCTTCGGCAACTTCTACTCCGCCGCCTGTCTCTCCCAGAATGATCGTAGCAGTTGATGCTAACGATTCGAACAATAAAATGGTGCAATCATATGCAGGAAATAACGGTACGGCTCCATCTTATCTGATCACTCCACAGATCGTAGCTCCTGCGGGAGACAAGACCTTATCCTTTCAGACCATGCTGGTATCTCCCTCTCCCGGTCCCGGAACCATCCAGATCGGTATGGCTTCAAGTACAACGGATATGAGTACTTTTGTTGCTGTAGGAAACCCGATCACATTATCGGCAGTAGGCACTGTACAAAACATCAGCGTAAATATTCCGGCTTCAACTTTACAATATATTGTATTCAGATTTACCCCTTCCACAAGCCATGTAGCCGTACAGATCGACAATGTGGTGTACAATACCTCAACCAGCCTGGCGGTTTCCGATCAGGTAAAATCAAAGGAAGAAGTAAAGTTTGCCGTGAATTCAGAAAATACAGCGTTGGAATTTATCACCAAAAAAGATCTTAAGAACATCCAGGTATATTCCGCAGGAGGCCGGAAGGTTGCTGCCGGTAAATTATCCGGAAGGTCTTTCGATATCACCAGCCTACAGACCGGTGTATATTATATCCTAATCGAAACCGCAGAAAGTACAACAGTAAAATCAAAATTCATTAAGAAATAG
- a CDS encoding DUF4268 domain-containing protein has translation MFSKQEAQQLKKEFWTAFGKSFPRKWIFYDTKIKDMSFKFYADNKKAEVSLDIEMKDEIFRNAYYEKIWSLEDILKDFIGDFYKDEYHTLENGKVIARIWVEKHQVSIFNKNTWQEIFEFFVEKMDGFERFYYEYEDFIKDV, from the coding sequence ATGTTCAGCAAACAGGAAGCACAGCAGTTAAAGAAAGAGTTTTGGACGGCTTTTGGGAAATCTTTTCCGAGAAAGTGGATTTTTTACGATACCAAGATCAAGGATATGTCGTTCAAATTTTACGCGGACAATAAAAAGGCAGAAGTTTCTCTGGATATCGAGATGAAAGATGAAATTTTCCGGAATGCCTATTATGAAAAAATCTGGTCTCTGGAGGATATCCTGAAAGACTTTATCGGCGATTTTTACAAAGACGAATACCATACGCTGGAAAACGGAAAAGTGATAGCAAGAATCTGGGTCGAAAAACACCAGGTCTCCATCTTCAATAAAAATACCTGGCAGGAAATTTTTGAATTTTTTGTAGAAAAAATGGATGGCTTTGAAAGATTCTACTACGAATATGAGGACTTTATAAAAGACGTCTGA
- a CDS encoding NAD(P)H-binding protein, whose product MILVTTPTGNTGSLILQQLAEQGHEVKIFVRNPEKIPAAVLEKVEVATGSLLDEYEFTKALQGCDTVYFCVPQSNSQEDVNAYYEEFAEVASRAIKNVGTKRVVYLSGGGKGSHLQAGLITALHRSEDIISQSGASVRALRCPVFFETLLYQKNSLKELRTFSLPIDGNYPFPQIAIKDIAAKAVEFLTDPTWTGVEGFGIHGPEELSYNEIALQMSELTGKPILFQQVSEQDYIKTLLEKHHTSQAFAISLTEMLTAIGNGLHDTEIRTETSKTATTIKEWMAENLVSKIK is encoded by the coding sequence ATGATTTTAGTAACAACACCGACAGGCAACACGGGTTCGCTGATTCTTCAGCAGTTGGCAGAGCAAGGACATGAGGTTAAAATTTTTGTCAGAAATCCTGAAAAAATACCGGCCGCTGTTTTAGAAAAAGTGGAAGTTGCTACGGGCTCTTTGCTGGACGAATATGAGTTTACAAAAGCCCTGCAAGGTTGTGACACGGTTTATTTCTGTGTACCGCAGAGCAACAGCCAGGAAGATGTAAATGCCTATTACGAAGAATTTGCAGAAGTAGCTTCTAGGGCCATTAAAAATGTCGGGACAAAAAGAGTAGTTTATCTGTCCGGCGGCGGCAAAGGAAGTCATCTGCAGGCAGGTCTGATAACCGCACTCCACCGAAGCGAAGATATCATCAGTCAGTCAGGAGCATCCGTAAGAGCATTGCGTTGTCCGGTATTTTTTGAAACCCTTTTATATCAAAAGAATTCTTTAAAAGAGCTGAGAACTTTCTCTCTGCCCATCGACGGAAATTACCCATTTCCACAAATCGCCATCAAAGACATTGCTGCTAAAGCCGTAGAATTTCTAACGGATCCAACCTGGACGGGCGTTGAAGGATTTGGCATTCATGGTCCGGAAGAACTCAGCTATAATGAGATTGCATTACAAATGAGCGAATTAACGGGAAAACCGATCCTTTTTCAGCAGGTTTCAGAACAGGATTATATAAAGACTCTTTTGGAAAAGCATCATACCAGCCAAGCATTTGCAATCTCCCTTACTGAAATGTTAACGGCAATCGGCAACGGCTTACATGATACGGAAATAAGAACAGAAACATCCAAAACAGCGACCACCATTAAAGAATGGATGGCTGAAAATCTGGTTTCTAAAATAAAGTAA
- the cysD gene encoding sulfate adenylyltransferase subunit CysD, which translates to MNTYRLDYLEQLEAESIYIMREVAAQFEKPALLFSGGKDSITLVHLAKKAFAPMKIPFPLVHIDTGHNFPEALQFRDDLAENIGAELIVRKVEDTIKAKNLTEPKGKFASRNWLQTHTLLDTIEEFHFDACIGGARRDEEKARAKERFFSVRDEFGQWDPKLQRPELWNIYNGRISKGENVRVFPISNWTELDVWNYIRKENIQLPSIYFAHERDVIEHEGQLIAVSDFIQIDENDTVVTKKVRYRTVGDMTCTAAVESSAETLDEVVNEITASRISERGETRIDDKVTEAAMEDRKKGGYF; encoded by the coding sequence ATGAATACCTATAGACTAGACTATCTGGAACAGCTGGAAGCCGAAAGCATTTACATCATGCGTGAAGTGGCGGCACAGTTTGAAAAACCTGCTTTGCTCTTCAGCGGCGGAAAAGATTCCATTACCCTTGTACATTTGGCAAAAAAAGCATTTGCCCCGATGAAAATTCCGTTTCCGCTGGTGCATATCGATACCGGTCATAATTTTCCCGAAGCCCTTCAATTCAGGGATGATCTTGCGGAAAATATCGGTGCCGAACTGATCGTGAGAAAGGTGGAAGATACCATAAAAGCTAAAAATTTAACCGAGCCAAAAGGTAAATTTGCCTCCCGAAACTGGCTGCAAACCCATACGCTGCTGGATACGATCGAAGAATTTCACTTTGATGCGTGTATCGGCGGTGCCAGGAGGGATGAAGAAAAAGCCAGGGCCAAAGAGCGTTTTTTCTCTGTCCGTGACGAATTCGGCCAATGGGATCCTAAGCTGCAGCGGCCTGAACTGTGGAATATCTACAACGGCAGAATCAGCAAAGGTGAAAATGTGCGGGTATTTCCCATATCGAACTGGACGGAACTGGATGTCTGGAACTACATCAGAAAAGAAAATATTCAGCTGCCATCGATCTATTTTGCCCACGAGCGCGATGTGATTGAGCATGAAGGGCAGCTTATCGCTGTTTCGGATTTTATCCAGATTGATGAAAATGATACGGTGGTTACGAAGAAAGTCCGTTACCGGACCGTCGGAGATATGACCTGTACCGCTGCCGTAGAAAGCTCAGCCGAAACGCTGGATGAAGTAGTGAATGAAATTACGGCATCACGGATCTCCGAACGCGGGGAAACCCGGATTGACGATAAAGTCACCGAAGCCGCAATGGAAGACCGGAAAAAAGGAGGCTACTTTTGA
- a CDS encoding SDR family NAD(P)-dependent oxidoreductase has protein sequence MQTVLITGANRSIGLETARQLSEKGLFIYLGSRNLTKGEEVVKELNEKGFQNIKAIEIDVTNPESVLKAKEQIEKEQGKLDILINNAGILGVQPQTAEATAVSDIREVFETNFFGVITVTQAFLELLKKSDSPRISNITSGLGSLTLHSDPEWKYYHVKNAAYGPSKSALNAYTIVLAYELRALPFKVNVIDPGYTATDFNHHSGPGSIESAASFIIKHTLTDEDGPTGQYFSNDIEDETGISPW, from the coding sequence ATGCAAACCGTACTTATTACAGGAGCCAACAGAAGCATCGGGCTGGAAACCGCCAGACAACTTTCCGAAAAAGGGTTATTCATTTATTTGGGCAGCCGGAACCTTACCAAAGGTGAAGAAGTAGTAAAAGAGCTGAATGAAAAGGGATTTCAGAATATCAAAGCTATTGAAATTGATGTTACCAACCCGGAATCTGTTTTAAAAGCGAAAGAACAGATTGAAAAGGAGCAGGGAAAACTCGATATCCTGATCAACAATGCCGGGATTCTGGGCGTTCAGCCGCAGACCGCAGAAGCAACAGCCGTTTCAGACATCAGGGAAGTTTTTGAAACCAATTTCTTTGGCGTTATAACAGTCACCCAAGCTTTTCTGGAATTGCTTAAAAAATCGGACAGCCCGAGAATCAGCAATATCACATCCGGCTTAGGATCCCTCACCCTGCACAGCGACCCGGAATGGAAATATTATCATGTAAAAAATGCAGCATACGGACCTTCCAAATCTGCACTAAATGCCTATACCATCGTTCTTGCTTATGAATTGAGAGCACTTCCTTTTAAAGTAAATGTAATCGATCCCGGATATACCGCAACCGATTTCAATCATCACAGCGGACCGGGTTCCATAGAAAGTGCGGCATCCTTTATCATCAAACATACATTGACCGATGAAGACGGCCCGACCGGCCAGTATTTCAGCAATGACATTGAAGATGAAACAGGGATCAGCCCGTGGTAA
- a CDS encoding sulfite exporter TauE/SafE family protein: MVISRKIQIRLNVFFATVAVVLISVFSMYEIGYLDELLTVLEKDNYIFYWMLLVGFLAEIVAGSMGMGYGVICTTTLLFIGIPPHAVSASIHSAESFTTAAGSISHIRLKNVSKNLVKKLAIPAVIGAVIGAVSLTYLGEYYSKITKTVISFYTLYLGIQILSNAFKEKQDKKLKRKTNLTRLGVIGGFIDSFAGGGWGPLVTGTLIRNSFTPRFAVGSSTVAKFVLTLTAAITFIFTLGIQHWNIILGLLIGGIVTAPFSAMLTAKLPVKSMFVVIGTLVIIMSSITIYKSVF, encoded by the coding sequence ATGGTAATTTCAAGAAAAATTCAGATTAGGCTTAATGTGTTTTTTGCTACGGTGGCCGTCGTACTGATCTCCGTTTTTTCAATGTATGAGATAGGATATCTCGATGAATTGCTGACGGTTCTGGAAAAAGACAATTATATTTTCTACTGGATGCTTCTTGTCGGCTTTTTGGCAGAGATCGTAGCCGGTTCTATGGGAATGGGGTATGGTGTCATCTGTACGACCACGCTCTTATTTATCGGCATTCCTCCGCACGCGGTAAGTGCCAGTATTCATTCGGCAGAAAGTTTTACCACGGCAGCGGGCAGCATCAGCCATATCAGACTGAAAAATGTAAGTAAAAATTTAGTTAAGAAATTAGCTATTCCGGCGGTTATCGGAGCCGTAATCGGAGCGGTTTCATTGACTTATCTCGGAGAATATTACTCTAAAATCACAAAAACGGTTATCTCATTTTATACTTTGTATTTAGGAATTCAGATCTTATCGAATGCCTTTAAGGAAAAACAGGATAAAAAGCTGAAAAGGAAAACCAATTTAACCAGGCTTGGGGTGATTGGCGGATTTATCGATTCTTTTGCCGGCGGAGGCTGGGGGCCTTTGGTAACGGGAACGCTGATCAGAAATTCTTTTACGCCGAGATTTGCCGTTGGAAGTTCTACCGTCGCAAAATTCGTTCTCACCCTTACGGCAGCGATTACCTTTATATTTACTCTGGGAATTCAACACTGGAATATTATTTTGGGTCTGCTGATCGGCGGCATCGTCACAGCTCCTTTTTCTGCCATGCTCACGGCAAAACTTCCGGTAAAAAGCATGTTTGTGGTCATCGGTACCCTGGTCATCATCATGAGCTCCATTACCATTTACAAATCAGTTTTTTAG
- a CDS encoding T9SS type A sorting domain-containing protein: MKTKLLFTAMLALGVQQTVFSQTDANGYTTVNMSMGASYQNRVFFDLSTNNMVSQPANTWDIAFYRNSSMSFGTRMNDAQNIEVYQASNNPNDWNSITTNSVASYGSPLYNLDNTTSIQKGAFEQGTATYGWGEYNPGNHHIEGKVIFILKYVSNNTYYKFMIDDYFGGYTFKYAKWNAANSSWDAATSKTIANGSDDAYFNYFSFATGDKVASLEPSRTDWDFMFTRYWTDYPYTNPSTGQPATMKYRMSGVIQNTNITVAKVQPETQATASSTLPASSAFSNNITAIGHSWKPTQGIYTNVVYYIKQGSEYYRMYFTSNEGSSTGNMYFKYKNITSSLGTTDIASKKASFGIYPNPTTADKQVTVLFDVKEKVNSKGQVEVYDLSGKKVYSAELTNQTGFYKQDLNLSHLSSGNYLVKITFGGSTETKKLIVK; this comes from the coding sequence ATGAAAACAAAATTACTTTTTACAGCCATGCTGGCGTTGGGGGTACAGCAGACCGTATTTTCCCAGACCGATGCCAACGGATATACCACCGTTAATATGTCGATGGGCGCAAGTTACCAGAACCGTGTATTTTTTGATCTGAGTACCAACAATATGGTTTCCCAGCCTGCCAATACCTGGGATATTGCTTTTTACAGGAATTCAAGCATGAGTTTCGGAACCCGAATGAATGATGCGCAGAATATCGAAGTATACCAGGCTTCAAACAATCCGAATGACTGGAACAGTATTACCACAAACAGTGTCGCTTCATACGGATCACCTTTGTACAACCTTGACAATACAACATCTATCCAGAAAGGTGCTTTCGAACAGGGAACAGCGACTTACGGCTGGGGAGAATACAACCCCGGAAATCACCATATTGAAGGAAAAGTAATTTTCATCCTAAAATATGTTTCCAACAATACATATTACAAGTTTATGATCGACGATTATTTCGGCGGCTATACTTTTAAATATGCCAAATGGAATGCGGCCAATTCTTCCTGGGATGCCGCCACCTCCAAAACTATTGCCAACGGCAGCGATGATGCATATTTCAATTATTTTTCTTTCGCAACAGGAGATAAGGTGGCCAGCCTTGAGCCTTCAAGAACAGACTGGGATTTTATGTTTACCCGATACTGGACGGATTATCCGTATACAAATCCCAGCACAGGACAGCCTGCAACCATGAAATATAGAATGTCCGGAGTGATCCAGAATACCAACATTACGGTAGCCAAAGTACAGCCTGAAACTCAGGCAACAGCTTCCTCTACCCTTCCGGCGTCTTCAGCATTCTCGAATAATATTACGGCAATTGGTCACAGCTGGAAACCTACGCAGGGAATTTACACCAATGTGGTATATTACATCAAACAGGGTTCGGAATATTACAGGATGTATTTCACTTCCAATGAGGGATCCTCTACCGGAAATATGTATTTTAAATACAAAAACATTACTTCCTCTTTAGGAACAACCGATATTGCCTCCAAAAAAGCATCGTTCGGTATTTACCCGAACCCGACGACCGCAGACAAGCAGGTTACGGTTTTATTTGATGTTAAAGAAAAGGTAAACAGCAAAGGACAGGTAGAAGTTTATGACCTTTCCGGGAAAAAAGTTTATTCGGCGGAACTGACGAACCAAACCGGTTTCTACAAGCAGGATCTGAACCTTTCCCACCTTTCTTCAGGAAATTACCTGGTGAAAATCACCTTTGGCGGAAGCACGGAAACGAAAAAGCTGATCGTGAAATAA
- a CDS encoding Crp/Fnr family transcriptional regulator → MYSQLEKYIKTRTEIDDKTLSSICSFFQLRKTKRNEFLLKEGEICKYYYFVNKGCLRLFSNTDEGEESTRYFHFEDAFGTALSSFINQRPAFEFMQTIEPSELLVISRDDYFHLVETVPQFGFIYRQILELAYIKSQERIYCFQKLEAIEKVRWVLTNQTKLLTRLSNKMVASYLGFTPQTLSRLKSKL, encoded by the coding sequence ATGTACAGCCAATTAGAAAAATATATCAAAACCAGAACAGAAATTGATGATAAAACGCTTTCTTCTATCTGCTCGTTTTTTCAATTAAGAAAAACCAAACGTAACGAATTTCTGCTGAAAGAAGGCGAAATCTGCAAGTATTATTATTTTGTAAATAAAGGCTGCCTAAGGCTTTTCAGCAATACTGATGAAGGCGAAGAAAGTACAAGATATTTCCATTTTGAAGATGCTTTTGGAACTGCGCTATCCAGCTTCATCAATCAAAGACCTGCTTTCGAGTTTATGCAGACCATTGAACCTTCGGAATTGTTGGTGATCAGCCGCGACGACTACTTTCATTTGGTGGAAACGGTTCCACAGTTCGGTTTTATCTACCGGCAGATTTTAGAGCTGGCCTATATCAAATCACAGGAACGTATTTATTGTTTTCAAAAGTTAGAGGCCATCGAAAAAGTCCGTTGGGTGTTAACCAATCAAACGAAATTGCTGACAAGACTTTCTAACAAAATGGTTGCCTCTTATCTGGGTTTTACCCCGCAAACGTTAAGCAGATTAAAATCAAAGCTCTGA
- a CDS encoding Crp/Fnr family transcriptional regulator, with protein MKALFDFILRFGNLNPQQMDFIRSKAKEIAIPKEEYFSEAGKIAKQVGFLTDGILRVCYYNNKSEEITKYFIDENNLVVDLESFDNQICSSAYVQAVTDCKMIVFERKDWLELIQTIVGFDAIVHKIISRALMQKVERRSPLVSEDATTRYLKFLEIYPSAVNRIPLSYVASYLGVTQSSLSRIRKNVKL; from the coding sequence ATGAAAGCATTATTTGATTTTATCCTGAGATTTGGAAACCTCAATCCGCAGCAGATGGATTTTATTCGTTCGAAAGCTAAAGAAATAGCGATTCCAAAAGAAGAATACTTCTCAGAAGCCGGAAAAATAGCGAAGCAGGTGGGGTTTTTAACGGATGGAATTCTCAGGGTCTGCTACTACAACAACAAAAGCGAGGAAATCACCAAATATTTTATCGATGAAAACAATCTGGTGGTGGATCTGGAAAGCTTTGATAACCAGATCTGCTCCAGCGCATATGTGCAGGCCGTTACCGACTGTAAAATGATTGTCTTTGAAAGGAAAGATTGGCTGGAACTTATACAGACGATCGTTGGCTTCGATGCTATTGTTCACAAAATTATTTCCAGGGCACTGATGCAGAAAGTCGAAAGAAGAAGTCCGCTTGTTTCTGAAGATGCCACTACCCGCTACCTGAAATTCCTGGAGATTTACCCTTCCGCCGTAAACCGGATTCCGCTTTCCTATGTCGCCTCTTATCTGGGAGTAACCCAATCTTCGTTGAGTAGGATCAGGAAGAATGTAAAGTTGTGA
- a CDS encoding putative quinol monooxygenase — translation MNIHVVALFKFNENYLMEAVELFQTLVRETRKEEGCLQYDLIEDKDNKGTFFMVELWESEEHLNRHNGQDHLLDFRRDVSKMLESSTMVHKGFKTL, via the coding sequence ATGAATATACATGTAGTTGCGCTTTTTAAATTTAATGAAAATTACCTGATGGAAGCGGTGGAGCTTTTTCAGACATTGGTGCGGGAAACCCGGAAAGAAGAAGGCTGCCTTCAGTATGATCTTATTGAAGACAAAGACAATAAAGGAACTTTTTTTATGGTAGAATTGTGGGAAAGCGAGGAGCACCTGAACCGACACAATGGCCAGGATCACCTGCTGGATTTCAGAAGAGACGTCTCCAAAATGCTGGAAAGCTCAACGATGGTGCACAAAGGATTTAAAACGCTGTAA
- a CDS encoding Rrf2 family transcriptional regulator translates to MLSKKSQYAFKALSYLVEKRNDGPVLISEIADRKRIPLKFLENILLELKKADILDSKKGKGGGYFFKENPENVKLARIIRLVNGPIALLPCVSLNFYEKCDDCSEDHCGLHDVLIEVRDASLNILEKRTLMDLVD, encoded by the coding sequence ATGCTGTCTAAAAAATCTCAATATGCTTTTAAGGCACTGTCATACCTGGTCGAGAAAAGGAATGACGGCCCTGTTCTTATTTCCGAAATTGCGGACCGAAAGAGAATTCCTTTGAAATTTTTGGAAAATATTCTGCTTGAGCTTAAAAAAGCGGATATCCTCGATAGTAAAAAAGGGAAAGGAGGCGGATATTTTTTTAAGGAAAACCCTGAAAACGTAAAGCTTGCCAGGATCATCCGTCTGGTGAACGGCCCTATTGCACTTCTTCCCTGTGTAAGCCTGAACTTTTACGAAAAATGCGATGACTGCAGTGAAGACCACTGCGGCCTCCACGACGTACTCATCGAAGTTCGCGATGCCTCATTGAATATTCTGGAGAAAAGAACATTAATGGATTTGGTGGATTAG